One Euphorbia lathyris chromosome 1, ddEupLath1.1, whole genome shotgun sequence DNA segment encodes these proteins:
- the LOC136210722 gene encoding replication factor C subunit 2, translating into MASSSSSAPGSSQVYDIPWVEKFRPTKVADIVGNEDAVSRLQVVARDGNMPHLILSGPPGTGKTTSILALAHELLGTHYKEGVLELNASDDRGIDVVRNKIKMFAHTKVNLPPGRHKIIILDEADSMTSGAQQALRRTMEIYSHSTRFALACNTSSKIIEPIQSRCALVRFSRLSDQEILGRLMVVVQAEKVPYVPEGLEAIIFTADGDMRQALNNLQATYSGFRFVNQENVFKVCDQPHPLHVKNMVRHVIEGKFDDACSGLKQLYDMGYSPTDIITTLFRIIKNYDMPEYLKLEFMKETGFAHMRILDGVGSYLQLSGLLAKFALARDTAKAA; encoded by the exons ATGGCGTCGTCATCTTCTTCGGCTCCTGGTAGTAGCCAAGTCTACGACATTCCATGGGTGGAGAAATTCCGGCCTACCAAAGTCGCCGACATCGTTGGCAACGAGGATGCTGTCTCACGCCTCCAAGTAGTCGCTCGCGACGGCAACATGCCTCATCTCATCTTATCG GGTCCTCCTGGAACTGGTAAGACTACCAGCATACTGGCTCTTGCACATGAGCTTTTGGGTACTCACTATAAGGAGGGTGTTTTGGAGCTCAATGCGTCAGATGACAG GGGTATAGATGTCGTGAGAAACAAAATCAAGATGTTTGCACATACGAAAGTAAATCTGCCTCCTGGAAGACACAAAATCATTATTCTTGACGAAGCTGATAG CATGACTTCTGGAGCACAACAAGCCCTGAGGCGGACAATGGAAATATATTCACATTCCACACGTTTTGCTCTAGCATGCAATACATCTTCTAAAATCATTGAACCTATTCAGAGTAGATGTGCGCTAGTTCGATTTTCAAGATTATCTGATCAAGAGATTCTTGGACGTCTCATGGTAGTAGTTCAAGCAGAAAAG GTTCCTTATGTTCCTGAAGGCCTTGAAGCTATCATATTCACTGCTGATGGAGATATGAGGCAGGCATTGAATAACTTGCAAGCCACATACAGCGGATTCCGGTTTGTCAACCAGGAAAATGTTTTCAAG GTGTGCGATCAACCTCACCCATTGCACGTGAAGAATATGGTTCGCCATGTAATTGAAGGCAAATTTGATGATGCTTGTTCTGGTCTGAAGCAGCTGTATGATATGGGCTATTCTCCCACTGACATAATCACAACCCTTTTCCGCATCATAAAGAATTATGATATGCCTGAATATTTGAAATTGGAGTTCATGAAG GAAACTGGATTTGCTCATATGAGAATTCTTGATGGGGTAGGTTCCTATCTTCAGCTAAGTGGCCTTTTGGCTAAGTTTGCCCTTGCTCGTGACACAGCTAAGGCTGCATAA
- the LOC136213822 gene encoding lignin-forming anionic peroxidase-like has protein sequence MGSNSSLSCIILTITLLFFSSSEAQLASNFYDTTCPNALTLINSAVTAAIDTEARMAASLIRLHFHDCFVQGCDGSVLLEGGERTAINNAGSIRGFEVIDAAKTQVESACPGIVSCADILAVAARDSSVAAGGPSWTVNLGRRDSLTASLALAQTDLPAFSASLDTLTALFSRKGLNQRDMVALSGAHTIGQAQCVTFRTRIYSNGTDIEPAFATTRQATCPNTGGNGNLAPLDLVTPNSFDNNYYSNLIARRGLLASDQVLFSGGATDTIVNEYSTDGTSFSSDFAAAMVKMGNIDPLTGTQGEIRAVCTAAN, from the exons atgggTTCCAATTCATCTTTAAGTTGCATTATTTTGACAATCACATTGTTATTTTTCTCATCATCTGAAGCTCAATTAGCTTCAAACTTCTATGATACTACCTGTCCCAATGCACTAACTCTCATCAACTCAGCTGTTACTGCAGCAATCGATACCGAGGCTAGAATGGCCGCTTCTCTCATTCGCCTTCATTTCCATGATTGCTTTGTTCAG GGTTGTGATGGATCAGTTTTGCTAGAGGGAGGTGAAAGAACTGCAATTAATAACGCTGGTTCCATTAGAGGATTCGAAGTAATTGATGCTGCAAAAACACAAGTTGAGAGTGCTTGCCCTGGAATTGTTTCATGCGCTGACATTCTTGCTGTCGCTGCTCGTGATTCTTCTGTCGCT GCTGGCGGACCATCATGGACGGTTAATCTTGGACGGAGAGACTCTTTAACAGCAAGTCTAGCTCTTGCTCAAACTGACCTTCCTGCCTTTTCTGCTAGCCTTGACACTCTCACCGCTTTGTTCAGCCGAAAAGGCTTAAACCAAAGAGATATGGTTGCCCTTTcag GAGCGCATACAATCGGGCAAGCTCAATGTGTGACCTTCCGTACTAGAATATACAGTAATGGTACTGATATTGAACCAGCCTTCGCAACCACTAGACAAGCCACGTGTCCGAACACCGGCGGGAATGGAAATCTTGCACCACTTGATTTAGTGACGCCGAATAGTTTTGACAACAACTATTACAGCAACCTTATCGCTAGAAGAGGGCTTCTTGCTTCAGATCAGGTGCTTTTTAGCGGCGGAGCTACAGATACTATCGTTAATGAATACAGCACCGACGGGACTTCTTTTAGTTCTGATTTTGCTGCTGCTATGGTTAAGATGGGAAATATTGACCCTCTTACTGGTACTCAAGGAGAGATTAGAGCAGTTTGCACTGCtgctaattaa